TTCTGCACGACCAAAGCGAGCCAGATATTAATTCCAATGGACAATACGCAGAAGAACCATCTTAAGGCTTATGGGATCGCATATTGGATATTAAAGCATGAAACAGAAGTACAATGGCTATTGAATTATCGCGGCGGTAGTTTTATGTTCAAATTCGATAAGCAGTTTGAAAGCGAATGTGTTATTCGCGGTGTTAGTTATGAAGTGATCGCCGATGTGCAATCAACCGGCATATTACAGGAAATAGCTAACCCGGAAGTGAATATGGATGCCGTAAAACTGGAGAAAGCACCCAAGGTGGCCGTTTACTCGCCAAAAACAAAACAACCCTGGGACGATGCAGTAACACTCGTTTTAACCTATGCCGAAATTCCTTACGACGTTGTTTATGATGAAGATATTGTGATGGGAAAACTTCCTCTTTACGATTGGCTGCATCTGCACCATGAAGATTTCACAGGTCAGTATGGCCGGTTCTGGTCGATGTACCGCTTTGCTCCCTGGTACCAGGACCAGGTCCGTTCACTTGAATCAAGCGCAAAAGCATTGGGCTTCAGTAAAGTTTCGATGATGAAACTGGCCGTGGCTCAAAAAATACGTGACTTTACTGCAGGCGGCGGATTTCTGTTTGCCATGTGTTCAGCACCCGACTCGTACGATATCGCTTTGGCAGCCGAAGGCGTTGACATCTGCGAAAGCATGTTTGATGGCGACCCGGCCGATCCGGCAATGAACAGCAAACTCGATTACACAAAATGTTTCGCGTTCACAAATTTTAAATTAAATACAAACCCCGGGGAGTATGCCAAATCGAATATTGACACGTATGGGATACGTGCCACAAGATATGGCGTAAATCAAAAGAATGATTTCTTTACCCTGTTCGATTATTCCGCCAAATGGGACCAGGTACCAACCATGCTTTGTCAGAACCACGAAACACTTATAAAAGGTTTTTGGGGACAAAGTGTAGCGTTTGATAAAAGCTTTGTAAAACCAAACATACTTATAATGGGTGAGAACAAAGCGGCAAATGAAGCGCGCTACATTCATGGTGAGTACGGCAAAGGCATGTTCACTTTTTACGGGGGCCATGATCCTGAAGATTACCAGCACCGTGTTGAGGACCCTCCAACCGACCTTAATCTTCATCCCAACTCAGCAGGCTATAGGCTTATCCTTAATAATATTTTATTTCCAGCGGCGAAGAAAAAAAAGCAAAAGACTTAGGTATGAATCAAGAAATGGTAATCGGTAAAATATGTAATCGGTTATCGGTCAGATTCAACTGATTACCTGATACGGATCATCCAATTAAACTAATAACAATGCGCATAGTCGGGAACTTAAATAAACATCCAAAAATTACCACCACCATTTTTCAGATGAATGATAAATACATCATTAAGTTTGAAGCAGGTAATATGGAACAGGTTTTTAAAATAGCTCAAACAGAAGTGGGTGGAATTGACACGATAGATAAAATGCTTACTGAAGATTTTATTACAAAAGTGATCGAAAGGTTTAATGAGATGTTTCTTTCGTTTAAAGGCACTAGATAATGAGGTATAAACTTTCAATAATTCTGCTGACAATTTTCATATGGTGTGCAAATCTATTTTCGCAACCATGGTCATCTATTGGCCCTCAAGGTGGGTGGACTGATCATATAGCATTTCATCCAAAACAAACATCCATAATGTATGCAAGTGGAGATACCCATGGCAGCCTTTATAAAAGTGTGGATAGTGGTAATACCTGGGAAAACTTAAGCAGTTATGGTTCGTACAATGCATGGTGTTTTGAAATTAATCCCACCCGGCCTGATACAATTTATGCAGGCAGTATGATGAATGAAGCAGATAGTGTTGGAATACGTTTAAGTATTGATGGGGGTATATCATGGCAAACAGTTTTGAAATGGCCTGCTATATCGCAAATTGCCGTTAGTCCTTCCAATCCCGATATAGTTTATGCTGCCGCAGGCTACTGGCCTGGCTATCAAACTGACCAGCATGGTGAAGGTATTTGGAAAAGCACTGATGGGGGTTTTACCTGGAATAAGATTATCACTAATTTGATTGATAACATGAGTATTCAAACTATCGCATTTAATCCTTCATCGCCAAATGCTATGTATGCCGGAGCTTACGGAGTTTTTGGAAATGGAAATGGTTTATATGCCAGTTTAAACGGTGGCACCAGCTGGTATTTGGCTGGCCTGGCAAATAAACATATTTGGAAAATTGCAGTTTGCAATAGCACTCCAAATATAATTTTTGCAGCCGCTCAGGATAGCGTTTATAAAAGCAGTGATTATGGAACTACCTGGAATGCAATGAATATTAATATTGGTGTTACTGAGGGACTATTTTTCGGATTAAATATTTCTAAAAGTGACAATAACATTATTTATGTTGGCTCTTTAGACAAAGATATTTTCAAAAGTACGGATGCTGGCTTAACATGGAGTGGCCTGATGAATTCGGGTTTAACCTCAACCCGCATTTGGGATGTTACAGTACATCCAACAAATTCAAATATTGTTTTTGCAGGGCAGCAAGGTCAAGGAATTTGGAAAAGCACAGATGGTGCAAGTACCTGGCAAGATGCAAACACCGGGTTTAAATGTCATTACATAACCGACCTACATCATACGAATGGCGGAGTGTTTGCAGCACTTTATAATGAACAAGGAAATAATTCCGCCAGTGTCAGAAAATGGAATGGAACGAGTTGGAATAGTATTGGGTTAAATGATTTATGGATAAATAAAATTGTTCCAGTTCCCGGCTCAACCGATACCTTATTTGCTTCTAAAGTTGATTATGGATTCTTTTCAGGAAAGCCAAATAACAAACTTCTAAAAAGTACTAATTCCGGATTAACATGGATACCAGTTGGCAAGGGACTTGATACAACTGTAGAAATTAGTACTATCAAAATTAATCATCAAAATAAAAATATTATTTATGCAGGAAACAAGCTGGGGATTTACAAAAGCGCAAACGGAGGAAACGACTTCACCCTACTAGGACTCAACAATGTTACGTCAATCAGTATCCACCCCGTTTCAACCAATATTATATATGCGGGTACCTGGACTGGCGTTTATAAAAGTATAGATGCCGGAGTAAATTGGGCTCCTTTAAATACATTTTCAAATGCGATATTGTCATTGGCAATACTTTCGTCTAATCCAAAAATAATTTTTGCAGGTTCATTTGCAAATGGCATCCTTAAAAGCATTGATGATGGTGTTACCTGGAATTATGTCAGTACAAATTTGAATGGTAAAACTATATTTGCTATTCTACCAGACTTTTTTAACCCCAATATTGTTTATGCCGGAGGCACGATGGGTGTTTATCGCAGTGTGAGTGATGTATAGAAGCAGATAGTTTAGGTAATATATATGCAGGAACGCTGGGTTATGGAGCCTATATTACAAATATTGTCTCATCAACTAAAATGGATAACAATTGGAAAAATGAAAATGATTTTAGGATCTTTCCAAATCCAGTTAATTCAATTCTTAATATAGAATCAACGAATAAACAGTTAAATAAAATTCTTATTTATGACTTATTGGGAAACAAAGCAGAGGAAATGTCATATTCAAATCAAATCAATATTTCTAATTTACCGAATGGTGTTTATTTTTTAAATATTTACGCCAACAATGATCTTATAGCTATTAAAAAAATAGTTGTTTGTACCAATTGAATATCTGTTCTGTGATTAAAACTGCGCCAACGTTTTTTTAATAATCCCCACACATTCCATCATCTGCTCTTCAGTAATAACAAGAGGAGGCGCAAAACGAATAATATCACCATGAGTTGGCTTGGCAAGCAGACCATTATCTTTTAAAGCGAGGCAAACATCCCAGGCTGTTTTAGCATTTTTGGGTTTAATAACAATGGCATTGAGCAAGCCTTTACCCCGCACCGCGGTTATCATATCTGATTTTATCTCACTTAATTCTTTCCTTAATAAAGTTCCTAAACGCTGTGCATTCTCGGCCAAACGCTCATCTTCCACAACCTGCATAGCAACGATAGAAATTCGCGCTGCTATAGGATTCCCACCGTAAGTTGAACCATGCTGGCCGGGTTTAATGCACAACATTATTTCATCGTCGGCCAATACAGCCGATACAGGATAAGTCCCGCCCGATAAAGCTTTACCAAGCACCAGCACATCCGGCCGCACATTTTCATGATCACAGGCCAAGCGTTTACCTGTGCGCGCAATACCTGTTTGAATTTCATCCGCAACAAATAACACGTTGGCCTTTTTGCACAGCTCAAAACATTTTGTCAAATAACCCTCGTCAGGCACTACTACTCCGGCTTCACCCTGTATAGGCTCCACTAAAAAGCCTGCTACTGTTGCATCTTTTAACGCTTCTTCCAGTGCAGCAACATTATTATAAGGTATCGTAACAAAACCGGGGGTATACGGACCATAATTATTACGCGAATCAGGATCGGTACTTGCCGAAATAATTGAAATGGTACGGCCATGAAAATTACCTTCGCACACAATTATCTTTACTTCATTTGCAGCAATGCCCTTCTTCTCATATCCCCATTTACGTACAAGCTTCAATGCCGTTTCAATGCCTTCGGCACCGGTATTCATGGGCAGCACCTTATTATACCCAAAATAACCGGTGATAAATTTTTCATACTCCCCCAACACATCATTATAAAACGCGCGCGAAGTAAGTGTTAGCTTTTTTGCCTGAGCGACCAGGGCATTAATTATGCGTGGGTGGCAATGCCCCTGGTTAACGGCAGAATACGATGACAGAAAATCAAAATACTTTTTCCCATCCACATCCCATACATAAACACCTTCGCCACGCTCAAGCACTACCGGTATCGGATGATAATTATGGGCGCCATATTTATCTTCTAATTCGATTGCCGTTTGTGATCTTGACCTTTGTCCCATAATTATTTCCATGATCTTATTGCAAATTTATGTAATTACTCATCAGCCTTAGTTTGCTATTTAGTGAACTTTGGCGCTTTTGTATTTTAGCAAAATAGCACTTTTGCCACTAAAGCACAAAAACACAAAATCCCACCAAAAGCCATCAGGAAATTTTTCATTGTTTCCTGAAGAATACCAATTTATTGTACAACAAACTTCTTAGCTATAAAATATTCCCCTGCATTAACCTGCACCACATATATACCGCGAGCAAGTGATGATCTGTCAAAACTTATTTTTGACGAGGCAACTCTTTCACGTTTAGCAACCAGCTTTCCCGTCATGTCATAAATTGTAACATCTTTATCAGCCTGCAGGTTGGTGAAAAATAAATTAAGGCTGTTGTCATACGCATCAGTATATACATAAAACTCAACCGGAGAAGAATAAGGAATACTTTCAAGTCCGGTCAGGTTGCCGTATTCATACGCGCCGATATCGATCGTGCCAACACTTGCACGACCCGATTTATTTGCAGGATGCTTGTATTCAAACAAGGGAGTTAAACTATAACCATTCGCAGCGATACCTGCCGCAGCACCTTTATTTATAGCCCGAGATGTTGAAAGCAAATGATAATCATATCCGGTCGCATTTACGAGTCCTGTGTTTGCAACAGAAGTCACGCGCCAGTTCTTCATTGTATCAATAATGGCAGCGGTACCGCTTAAAAGAGCGCCCGGCCCGGCAAATATATTATTGTACGCCTTGTATTTTGCTGTACCCGAAGCTACCTGCACAAAAGTTCCCGCTGACCGATCATTTACAATTGTATTATTGATCAAATAAACCTCATGTGCTGCAGGATTACTCAGTCCCTCCAGGCCATAGCCGATTAAGTTGCTGTTACTTGTATTGGCTCCCTGCTCTATCAGGTTGCCCATAATAATTGTTGTACCTCCGTTAGGAAGGTCTATTTCGCGGCTTGCATCTCCGGTACTTTCATTCATTATCCGGTTGTACAAAATATGATTCACGTACGCACGACTTTTTAATTCATGTCCGATGGAAGCATGATGCGAATAATTATGCATAAATATTAAGGAGTCAATATTGCTGATGTATAAGTTATGTGAATAACCATCGCCATAACCATTGTGACTGAATTCGGTATAGCTGATCACTACATTACTATTTGATGTACTGCCTCCACCTAATATGCCATTATCATTATCATGGAAATAACAATTCTTTACAGTGAGATCCGTTCCCTGCATACGTATGCCTGCCCAGTTCAGGTCAAGGCCGGCAACATCATGGCAGTGCGAAAACTCTATATTTTCAATCTTTATATTCGTCCCTGTAATTAACCAAATGCCTTTTCGTCCATACGCAGTATTATTTGCATAGAGGTGAGCCATACCGCCCACTCCTTTCAAAACAAGATTATTCTTTATCCAGTTTGCTACATCACCTACATACGTTCCTGCATCGATCTCAACTGTATCCCCGTTTTGAACAAGTGAAGAAACAGCACTCGGTTTTGTATATGTTTTACCGGCACCAACCTGCCATGTTTTGGCTGATGCAGCGAAAAACAATACCGAAAATAATAAGGTAGCGGGTACCTTCATTTTAGCTGATTTTAACAGTTCCTTAATGGTTAAATTTAATGAATTTCTCCCATTAAAAGGTCAGAAGGTGAAATATCCTAACTTTGGCCTCTATGCAGATAAAACGAAAAAATTTACCTGTTCTTGAATCCGTTTCCATTATTGATGCCGGGGCCGAAGGGCAAGCCGTTGCAAAAGTGAATGAAATGGTTGTATTTGTTGATGGCGCCGTACCAGGCGACGTTGTTGATGTTCAACTGACACGGAAAAAGAAAAATTACGCGGAGGGAAAGGTAGTTATGTTTCATTCCTATTCCGACAAACGAAGCGATGCTTTTTGCGAACACTTTGGCGTGTGCGGAGGCTGCAAATGGCAAAACATGAAGTACGAATGGCAATTGCATTACAAACAAAAACAGGTGGCGGACAATCTTCAGCGCATCGGTAAAATGGATCTGCCTGGCATAAGCCCTATTATAGGATCACCTGGCCAAAAATATTACCGGAACAAACTCGAGTTCACATTTTCAAACAAAATGTGGCTTACGGATGAAGAAGTTAAATCGGGTAAAGCGTTTGATAATCGTAATGCGCTTGGATTTCATATCCCTAAAATGTTTGACAAGATATTGGACATCAACAACTGTTATTTGCAGGCAGAACCATCCAACAGTATTCGTTTAGCATTAAAAGCGTTCGCCCTAAAAAACGATTTTACATTTTATGATATACGAGAACATAAAGGATTGCTCCGCAACCTCATCATTCGCACCACTTCCACCGGGGAATTAATGGTCATTGTTTGCTTTGGTGAACAGGATGATGCAGGTATTGAAAAAGTTCTTTCCTTTTTAAATGAACAGTTCCCGAATACAACAGCGCTGATGTACACTGTAAATCTTAAAATGAACGATACTATAAATGATCAGCTGATAAAGGCTTATCACAAAAAAGATCACATCATTGAAGAAATGGAAGGACTTAAATTCAGGATCAGTCCGAAATCATTTTACCAGACAAACTCAGAACAGGCTTATACATTGTATAAGATTACCCGCGACTATGCAGAACTCACAGGTAACGAAGTCGTTTATGACCTTTACACAGGCACAGGAACCATTGCCAATTTTATAGCTAAGCACGCAAAGAAGGTTGTTGGTATTGAATATATACTAGACGCTATTGAAGACGCGAAAATAAATTCTCGGCTGAATAACATAAGTAATACCTCATTTTACGCAGGCGACATAAAAGATGTATTAAATAAAGAGTTTGTAAAAGAACATGGCCAGCCGGATGTGATCATAACCGATCCGCCGCGCAATGGCATGCACGAAGATGTAGTGAAAAAAATTTTAGAAATAAACCCGGATAGAATCGTTTATGTAAGCTGCAACCCTGCTACCCAGGCCCGCGACCTGATCCTGCTTTGTGAAAAATACAAGGTTACTAAAATACAACCTGTCGATATGTTTCCGCAGACGCATCATGTGGAGAATGTTGTTTTATTAGAAAGGGTTTGAAAAGGTTTCAGGTTTCAGGTTAAAAAAAATTGAGTCGCCAACTTGAAACCTGAAACTTTTTCTAACCTGAAACTTAATTCCCCCTCGCCTGCCTTAGTTCAGCCGCTTTATCATTATAGGTTTTCGCATTGGCGGCATCGCCCATAAAGCCGTAGGTCATGCCAATGAAGGTATACAGGTCAGGATCATTGCTTTTTATCTTCATAGCTTTAAAAAAATACTCCATCGCCTTGTTATAGTCTTTCAAAATACCATAAGCGCTGCCCATATTTTTGTACGCGTCATAATATTTAGGGTCATATTCAATGGCTTTATTATATGATTCAATCGCCTCCTTCTGCATACCGCGTGTAAAATAAACCGAACCAATATTGCTGTATGCCTCCGCATAATCGGGGTGCATGGTAATGGCAATGTTCAGGTACTTCATGGCCGTATCAAATTGATTAAGTCTGAAATAATTATTACCAATGTTATTATACAAAAAGTGGTATTCCCTGTTATACGACATTGCTTTCTTGTAAAGTTCAATTGACTTCACATAATCCTTTTTGTATGAGGCAAGCTGGCCCAGGGCAAAATAAGGTTCAAAATAACCTTCATGTATCTGCAACGCCTTGTTCAGACCTGTCATAGCTTCATTATACGCTTTCTCCTGTTCCGCAGCCGTTCTGATGGAATCTTTTACAAGATTTTGAGTCAGGTCATTGGCATAAC
The genomic region above belongs to Bacteroidota bacterium and contains:
- a CDS encoding asparagine synthetase B, whose protein sequence is MKRIISILFLLFIFCTTKASQILIPMDNTQKNHLKAYGIAYWILKHETEVQWLLNYRGGSFMFKFDKQFESECVIRGVSYEVIADVQSTGILQEIANPEVNMDAVKLEKAPKVAVYSPKTKQPWDDAVTLVLTYAEIPYDVVYDEDIVMGKLPLYDWLHLHHEDFTGQYGRFWSMYRFAPWYQDQVRSLESSAKALGFSKVSMMKLAVAQKIRDFTAGGGFLFAMCSAPDSYDIALAAEGVDICESMFDGDPADPAMNSKLDYTKCFAFTNFKLNTNPGEYAKSNIDTYGIRATRYGVNQKNDFFTLFDYSAKWDQVPTMLCQNHETLIKGFWGQSVAFDKSFVKPNILIMGENKAANEARYIHGEYGKGMFTFYGGHDPEDYQHRVEDPPTDLNLHPNSAGYRLILNNILFPAAKKKKQKT
- a CDS encoding T9SS type A sorting domain-containing protein codes for the protein MDNNWKNENDFRIFPNPVNSILNIESTNKQLNKILIYDLLGNKAEEMSYSNQINISNLPNGVYFLNIYANNDLIAIKKIVVCTN
- a CDS encoding T9SS type A sorting domain-containing protein — protein: MKVPATLLFSVLFFAASAKTWQVGAGKTYTKPSAVSSLVQNGDTVEIDAGTYVGDVANWIKNNLVLKGVGGMAHLYANNTAYGRKGIWLITGTNIKIENIEFSHCHDVAGLDLNWAGIRMQGTDLTVKNCYFHDNDNGILGGGSTSNSNVVISYTEFSHNGYGDGYSHNLYISNIDSLIFMHNYSHHASIGHELKSRAYVNHILYNRIMNESTGDASREIDLPNGGTTIIMGNLIEQGANTSNSNLIGYGLEGLSNPAAHEVYLINNTIVNDRSAGTFVQVASGTAKYKAYNNIFAGPGALLSGTAAIIDTMKNWRVTSVANTGLVNATGYDYHLLSTSRAINKGAAAGIAANGYSLTPLFEYKHPANKSGRASVGTIDIGAYEYGNLTGLESIPYSSPVEFYVYTDAYDNSLNLFFTNLQADKDVTIYDMTGKLVAKRERVASSKISFDRSSLARGIYVVQVNAGEYFIAKKFVVQ
- the rlmD gene encoding 23S rRNA (uracil(1939)-C(5))-methyltransferase RlmD, translated to MQIKRKNLPVLESVSIIDAGAEGQAVAKVNEMVVFVDGAVPGDVVDVQLTRKKKNYAEGKVVMFHSYSDKRSDAFCEHFGVCGGCKWQNMKYEWQLHYKQKQVADNLQRIGKMDLPGISPIIGSPGQKYYRNKLEFTFSNKMWLTDEEVKSGKAFDNRNALGFHIPKMFDKILDINNCYLQAEPSNSIRLALKAFALKNDFTFYDIREHKGLLRNLIIRTTSTGELMVIVCFGEQDDAGIEKVLSFLNEQFPNTTALMYTVNLKMNDTINDQLIKAYHKKDHIIEEMEGLKFRISPKSFYQTNSEQAYTLYKITRDYAELTGNEVVYDLYTGTGTIANFIAKHAKKVVGIEYILDAIEDAKINSRLNNISNTSFYAGDIKDVLNKEFVKEHGQPDVIITDPPRNGMHEDVVKKILEINPDRIVYVSCNPATQARDLILLCEKYKVTKIQPVDMFPQTHHVENVVLLERV
- the rocD gene encoding ornithine--oxo-acid transaminase → MGQRSRSQTAIELEDKYGAHNYHPIPVVLERGEGVYVWDVDGKKYFDFLSSYSAVNQGHCHPRIINALVAQAKKLTLTSRAFYNDVLGEYEKFITGYFGYNKVLPMNTGAEGIETALKLVRKWGYEKKGIAANEVKIIVCEGNFHGRTISIISASTDPDSRNNYGPYTPGFVTIPYNNVAALEEALKDATVAGFLVEPIQGEAGVVVPDEGYLTKCFELCKKANVLFVADEIQTGIARTGKRLACDHENVRPDVLVLGKALSGGTYPVSAVLADDEIMLCIKPGQHGSTYGGNPIAARISIVAMQVVEDERLAENAQRLGTLLRKELSEIKSDMITAVRGKGLLNAIVIKPKNAKTAWDVCLALKDNGLLAKPTHGDIIRFAPPLVITEEQMMECVGIIKKTLAQF